Proteins from a single region of Anastrepha ludens isolate Willacy chromosome 5, idAnaLude1.1, whole genome shotgun sequence:
- the LOC128864615 gene encoding uncharacterized protein LOC128864615, giving the protein MNLLKQYGMEDCNSGMTPSEVNVKFPDSKKLSEVNHYRELIGSLMYLSVATRPDIANTVSRLAQYVTNPSMCHWLAAKRVLRYLAGLAHRGLVFRKTNDPLIGYADADWGGCTVDRRSYTGYVFLISGAAITWKSQKQRTVALSSTEAEYISLAEATEEAIYLRSLLTELGLQEFIDITIFVDNKGAQCLAGDPVFHARTKHIDIKHHFIRQTVAAGHLKLQHISTHNMVADVMTKSLSNVNHERCRTGLGLTT; this is encoded by the coding sequence ATGAATTTGTTGAAGCAATATGGTATGGAAGATTGCAATAGTGGAATGACACCATCCGAAGTGAATGTTAAGTTTCCAGATTCGAAAAAGCTGTCTGAAGTAAATCATTATAGAGAATTAATTGGAAGTTTGATGTATTTGTCAGTGGCAACGAGACCTGACATAGCTAATACTGTATCGCGTTTAGCACAGTATGTAACTAACCCATCCATGTGCCATTGGTTAGCTGCGAAGAGAGTTCTGAGATATCTTGCTGGCTTGGCACATAGGGGATTAGTGTTTCGTAAGACGAATGACCCACTAATTGGCTACGCGGATGCTGATTGGGGAGGTTGTACCGTAGATCGTCGTTCATATACCGGCTACGTATTTTTAATTAGCGGCGCTGCGATTACCTGGAAGTCGCAAAAGCAGCGCACGGTCGCACTATCATCAACGGAAGCGGAGTATATTAGCTTGGCAGAAGCAACGGAAGAAGCAATCTATTTACGAAGTTTGTTAACTGAGCTTGGTCTACAAGAGTTTATCGACAtaacaatttttgttgataATAAAGGAGCTCAATGTTTGGCTGGTGATCCTGTTTTTCATGCTCGCACGAAGCACATCGACATTAAACATCATTTCATTCGTCAAACAGTCGCCGCTGGCCATTTGAAGCTACAACACATATCAACGCACAATATGGTTGCAGATGTTATGACGAAATCACTCTCAAATGTTAATCACGAAAGATGTCGTACTGGACTTGGTTTAACTACTTAG